A genomic segment from Paenibacillus sp. FSL K6-1096 encodes:
- a CDS encoding LacI family DNA-binding transcriptional regulator, whose translation MAKKVTMQKIADHLGVSKFVVSKALSGKEGVNETTRERVIEAASQLGYFTQKNAYGQNPLRRALTGEHDRNKQSVLVLMPNIRSQTQDSLYWGKIVDGIALALDQEGLGMVIISEHRADHFVNVLNPDGLLGLIGVGQISTAQLLEVRRIGLPMVMIDHEDALIPSDTVFANNIDSLARLVNHLIGTGHTSFRFVGNIRYSRSFRDRWIGFRSALEENGLKAPVIGDELLMEGMVDEVLREQFRLWAAEGKESGTLPTALVCANDLIALTVSEVLREAGLNIPGDVSVTGFDNIEDSLRGVTPLTTVHVPKEAMGRAAVQKLLSRIQNPAAPLEKILIAADIVHRDSVGKPRA comes from the coding sequence GTGGCCAAAAAAGTAACGATGCAAAAAATAGCCGACCACCTGGGCGTATCCAAGTTCGTGGTCTCCAAAGCGCTCTCCGGCAAGGAGGGGGTCAATGAGACCACCCGGGAGCGGGTGATTGAGGCCGCCTCCCAGCTGGGGTATTTCACTCAAAAAAACGCCTATGGGCAAAATCCGCTGCGCCGGGCACTGACCGGAGAGCATGACCGCAACAAGCAATCCGTGCTGGTGCTGATGCCCAATATCCGCTCCCAGACCCAGGATTCCCTGTATTGGGGCAAAATTGTTGACGGCATTGCGCTGGCTCTCGATCAGGAAGGGCTGGGGATGGTCATCATCTCCGAGCACCGGGCGGATCATTTCGTCAATGTCCTTAATCCCGACGGTCTGCTTGGCCTGATTGGAGTCGGGCAGATCTCTACCGCGCAGCTGCTGGAGGTACGCCGGATCGGGCTGCCGATGGTCATGATTGACCATGAGGATGCACTAATTCCAAGTGATACGGTGTTTGCGAACAACATCGATTCGCTGGCCCGGCTGGTCAATCATCTGATTGGCACCGGTCATACATCCTTTCGTTTCGTCGGCAATATCCGTTACTCCCGCAGCTTCCGGGACCGCTGGATCGGCTTCCGCAGTGCGCTGGAGGAGAACGGGCTGAAGGCGCCGGTGATCGGCGATGAATTGCTGATGGAGGGGATGGTTGACGAAGTGCTGCGCGAACAATTCAGACTCTGGGCTGCCGAGGGGAAGGAATCGGGTACCCTGCCGACTGCACTCGTATGTGCGAACGACCTCATAGCCCTTACGGTCAGCGAAGTGCTGCGGGAAGCCGGGCTTAACATCCCTGGGGATGTATCAGTGACCGGCTTTGACAATATCGAGGATTCCCTGCGGGGAGTCACTCCGCTCACCACCGTTCATGTGCCTAAGGAGGCTATGGGCCGGGCTGCGGTCCAGAAGCTGTTAAGCCGGATTCAGAATCCCGCTGCGCCGCTGGAGAAAATTCTGATCGCGGCAGATATCGTTCACCGGGACTCTGTGGGGAAACCCCGGGCTTGA
- a CDS encoding AGE family epimerase/isomerase, producing the protein MNHSLEKWRDKLEAELKTNILDFWMKHTLDETYGGFIGEMDSQLKVIPGADKSLVLNARILWTFASAYRVYNAPEYLAAAERAYDYLIRHFTDQKFGGFFWMVDEHGAAAQPKKQIYGLAFTVYALAEFHHATGREDPLQHAVDLFHLIERYGYDPVHQGYIEALSREWEMTDALSLSAKDMNEKKSMNTHLHVLEGYTGLYRVWKSELLRSKLAELIGTMLDHILDADGRHFHLFMDEEWQVKSELISFGHDIEGSWLLYEAAELLGDKALLGRVRKAALSMAEAALAEGVEPDGGIWNEADRSGFIDKAHETRDWWPQAEAMVGFYNAYQLTGDLRFLQAAENSWRFIDNYIIDHKLGEWHWGVDTSLQPLSSAPKVSAWKCPYHNSRACFEMIRRLGEPLH; encoded by the coding sequence ATGAATCATTCATTGGAGAAATGGCGGGACAAACTGGAAGCAGAGCTGAAGACGAATATTCTGGACTTCTGGATGAAGCACACGCTGGATGAGACGTATGGCGGCTTTATCGGTGAAATGGATAGCCAGCTGAAGGTGATCCCCGGTGCTGACAAAAGCCTTGTCCTGAACGCAAGGATTCTCTGGACTTTTGCAAGTGCTTACAGAGTGTACAATGCCCCGGAATATCTGGCCGCCGCTGAACGTGCCTATGACTATCTTATCCGGCATTTCACAGATCAGAAGTTCGGCGGATTCTTCTGGATGGTGGATGAACATGGCGCTGCTGCCCAGCCGAAGAAACAAATCTATGGACTTGCTTTTACCGTGTACGCCTTGGCGGAATTTCATCATGCCACCGGACGGGAGGACCCGCTTCAGCATGCTGTTGATCTCTTCCACCTGATTGAGAGGTACGGCTACGATCCTGTGCACCAAGGGTATATTGAAGCCTTGTCACGGGAGTGGGAGATGACCGATGCCTTAAGTCTCAGTGCGAAGGATATGAATGAGAAAAAATCCATGAACACGCATCTGCATGTGCTGGAAGGGTACACCGGCTTGTACCGGGTATGGAAGTCAGAGCTTCTTCGGAGCAAGCTGGCTGAGCTGATCGGAACGATGCTGGACCATATCCTGGATGCAGACGGCAGGCACTTCCACCTGTTCATGGATGAAGAGTGGCAGGTGAAGTCCGAGCTTATTTCCTTCGGCCACGATATAGAGGGAAGCTGGCTGCTCTATGAAGCTGCGGAACTGCTTGGGGACAAAGCATTGCTTGGGCGTGTGCGCAAGGCGGCGCTTTCTATGGCCGAAGCCGCGCTGGCAGAGGGAGTAGAGCCGGACGGCGGAATCTGGAATGAGGCTGATCGCAGCGGCTTCATTGACAAAGCCCATGAGACCAGAGACTGGTGGCCGCAGGCGGAAGCCATGGTCGGATTCTACAATGCATATCAGTTAACCGGAGATTTGCGTTTCCTGCAGGCTGCCGAGAACTCATGGCGCTTCATCGACAACTATATCATTGATCATAAGCTGGGCGAATGGCATTGGGGCGTGGATACATCCCTGCAGCCGCTGTCCTCAGCACCCAAGGTCAGCGCCTGGAAATGTCCTTACCACAACAGCCGGGCCTGCTTCGAGATGATCAGACGGCTTGGCGAGCCATTACATTGA
- a CDS encoding response regulator: MVIRIMIADDEEVIRRGLEKIASRMDLEVKVIGSYGNGHEAWNHLQKLSLNELDLLVTDIKMPRMDGFKLIEAARAHLKTLPIAVLSGFSEFDYARKAMRFGVLDYLLKPIDKAQLYDLLQSVGENKQTAAAAVQGQVPPQPSEGGEHYVVEQMKSILEQEYGLNFELERLAELVGMNASYISRLFKHKTGQTITDYLIGIRITEAKKMLLDHPDLKNYEIADRVGYSDPVYFNKLFKRMCGMTPKEYKGRYRS, from the coding sequence GTGGTAATCCGGATCATGATTGCGGATGATGAGGAAGTGATCCGCCGCGGGCTTGAGAAGATTGCTTCCAGAATGGATTTGGAGGTCAAGGTGATTGGTTCATACGGCAACGGGCACGAAGCCTGGAATCATCTGCAGAAGCTAAGCCTGAATGAGCTTGATCTTCTGGTTACAGATATCAAGATGCCAAGAATGGATGGATTCAAGCTGATCGAAGCGGCGAGAGCACATCTTAAGACGTTGCCTATAGCAGTACTGAGCGGCTTCAGCGAATTCGATTACGCCCGCAAGGCCATGCGCTTCGGGGTGCTCGATTATCTGCTGAAGCCCATTGATAAGGCGCAATTATATGATTTGCTCCAGAGTGTAGGCGAGAATAAGCAGACCGCTGCGGCGGCTGTACAGGGTCAAGTACCGCCGCAGCCGTCCGAAGGCGGGGAGCATTATGTGGTCGAGCAGATGAAGAGCATTCTGGAGCAGGAATACGGGCTTAACTTCGAGCTGGAGCGTCTGGCCGAGCTCGTAGGAATGAATGCGAGCTATATCAGCCGCTTGTTCAAGCATAAGACAGGGCAGACCATTACCGACTACCTGATCGGCATCCGGATTACGGAGGCCAAGAAGATGCTGCTCGATCATCCCGATCTGAAGAATTATGAAATCGCTGACAGAGTCGGCTACAGTGATCCGGTCTATTTCAATAAGCTGTTCAAAAGGATGTGCGGCATGACTCCCAAGGAGTATAAAGGCCGGTACAGATCCTGA
- a CDS encoding extracellular solute-binding protein, which translates to MNKTKAVTGLAALALMAGLFSGCTSGNNNATNAAATNAGGSTDTATEATAAPEGDAAKDIKGDITVITQRTDIVDTVFKEYAAKFNEKYPNIKVNFEALSNYEDQIKIRMSTNDYGDVLLLPTSIAIKDLPDFFEPLGKKSELEQQYTGLEERTVDGISYGIPITVNFSGVIYNKKVFQDAGVTEVPRTFDQFSAALKSIKEKTDAVPLYTNYASGWALTQWEADLATVAGDREYVNIGQVASDDNFVPGQPHYELYKVMYDAAKDGLIEEDPTTTDWESSKADLASGKIGTMMLGSWAIGQIKGLAANPDDVGFMPFPTNADKILVPLSDDYNLGISIHSKHKEAARAWVDWFINESGYPTVEGGGMSPVKGAELPEILKQFEGTDITFDTLAPAKAGEEGWVDAIDKEAEIGLWQPDFKKVIIEAAIGNRKQSYDDIMKELNDKWKAARAKIVSAK; encoded by the coding sequence ATGAACAAAACCAAAGCAGTTACCGGATTGGCAGCGCTGGCACTGATGGCCGGGCTATTCTCCGGCTGTACATCGGGCAATAACAATGCCACAAATGCGGCAGCAACCAATGCAGGCGGCAGCACAGATACCGCGACGGAGGCAACGGCAGCTCCAGAGGGAGATGCGGCTAAGGACATCAAGGGTGATATCACGGTGATCACACAGCGGACGGATATCGTGGATACCGTATTCAAAGAATACGCCGCCAAGTTCAATGAGAAATATCCGAATATCAAGGTGAATTTCGAGGCCTTATCCAACTATGAGGACCAGATCAAAATCCGCATGAGCACCAATGATTACGGGGATGTTCTGCTGCTGCCGACCAGCATTGCGATCAAGGATCTGCCGGACTTTTTCGAGCCGCTGGGTAAAAAGTCTGAGCTTGAGCAGCAGTATACGGGCCTTGAAGAGCGGACAGTAGACGGAATCTCGTACGGCATTCCGATTACGGTTAATTTCTCCGGCGTGATCTACAACAAGAAGGTCTTCCAGGATGCGGGAGTGACCGAGGTTCCAAGAACCTTCGACCAGTTCTCCGCCGCACTGAAGAGCATCAAGGAGAAGACGGATGCTGTTCCGCTCTATACGAACTACGCCTCAGGCTGGGCGTTGACGCAGTGGGAAGCGGATCTGGCGACCGTTGCCGGGGACCGTGAATATGTCAACATCGGGCAGGTGGCTTCTGACGATAACTTCGTGCCGGGCCAGCCGCACTATGAGCTGTACAAAGTGATGTACGATGCCGCCAAAGACGGCCTGATCGAAGAGGACCCGACAACCACAGACTGGGAATCCTCCAAGGCGGACCTGGCAAGCGGCAAAATCGGTACAATGATGCTCGGCTCCTGGGCCATCGGGCAGATTAAAGGGCTGGCCGCGAACCCGGACGATGTAGGCTTCATGCCGTTCCCGACCAATGCCGATAAGATCCTGGTTCCGCTGTCTGACGACTATAACCTGGGCATTAGCATTCACAGCAAGCATAAAGAAGCCGCCAGAGCATGGGTGGACTGGTTCATCAATGAGTCCGGTTATCCGACGGTGGAAGGCGGAGGGATGAGCCCGGTCAAAGGAGCAGAGCTGCCGGAGATCCTCAAGCAATTTGAAGGCACGGACATTACCTTTGACACGCTTGCTCCTGCCAAAGCCGGTGAAGAAGGCTGGGTGGATGCCATTGACAAAGAGGCTGAAATCGGCCTGTGGCAGCCTGACTTCAAGAAGGTTATCATCGAAGCGGCAATTGGCAACCGCAAACAATCCTATGACGACATCATGAAAGAGCTTAATGATAAATGGAAAGCGGCCAGAGCCAAAATTGTTAGTGCCAAGTAG
- a CDS encoding sugar ABC transporter permease, producing the protein MPKLSNLSYKNQRILIIFLFSLIPVALLVTFSYLPVFKMFQYSFTSWDGLSKKMEYIGFDNYKTIFTKPEYFAVFKVSLYYFFATFVQMGLALYFATILSFNVRMKNWFKGILFFPTLLNGVAIGFIFLFFFKPEGTLNTILDLLGLGALQQKWLLNPQLINVSLAFASVWRYMGMNFIIFLGAISSIGSEIYEASDIDGANRWHQFRHIILPSIKRILQLNLILAVSGAIGVFEIPYVMTGGSNGSGTFVIQTVDVAFKYSKLGLASAMAVVLLGIVVLVTILQRILIKEET; encoded by the coding sequence GTGCCCAAATTGTCTAATCTGAGCTATAAAAATCAACGGATTCTGATCATCTTTTTATTCTCGCTAATACCTGTAGCTCTGCTGGTAACGTTCTCTTATCTGCCGGTATTCAAAATGTTCCAGTACAGCTTCACAAGCTGGGACGGTCTCAGCAAAAAGATGGAGTACATCGGCTTCGACAACTATAAGACGATCTTCACCAAGCCGGAGTACTTCGCCGTGTTTAAGGTCAGCCTGTATTATTTTTTCGCTACCTTTGTGCAGATGGGGCTGGCGCTTTATTTTGCCACGATCCTCAGCTTCAATGTCCGGATGAAGAACTGGTTCAAAGGAATTCTGTTCTTTCCGACCCTGCTGAACGGGGTGGCCATCGGGTTCATCTTTCTGTTCTTTTTCAAGCCGGAAGGCACGCTGAATACGATTCTTGATCTGCTCGGACTCGGGGCGTTACAGCAGAAATGGCTGCTGAATCCGCAGCTTATCAACGTTTCTCTGGCCTTTGCCTCGGTATGGCGTTATATGGGCATGAACTTTATTATCTTCCTTGGCGCAATCTCCTCGATCGGCAGCGAGATCTATGAGGCCTCGGACATCGACGGCGCGAACCGCTGGCATCAGTTCCGGCATATTATCCTGCCCAGCATCAAGCGCATCCTGCAGCTTAATCTGATTCTTGCGGTCAGCGGGGCAATCGGTGTGTTCGAAATCCCGTATGTCATGACCGGCGGCTCGAACGGCAGCGGCACTTTTGTCATCCAGACGGTCGATGTGGCCTTCAAATACAGCAAGCTGGGGCTGGCTTCGGCAATGGCTGTGGTGCTGCTCGGAATCGTTGTTCTGGTTACCATCCTGCAGCGCATTCTGATCAAGGAGGAGACATAG
- a CDS encoding carbohydrate ABC transporter permease, whose protein sequence is MHTLKYNLAAFFKYLSLVLGALMALIPIVVVFFASLKTNAEYASTGPLTLPENWMNFANYSKAFVDGNMLLGFMNTIIIVLISIAGATFTGSMMAYILARFKFRGSKLLMGAFLLATLIPGVTTQVATFQIINALDLFNTRWAPILMYLGTDIIAVYIFMQFLDSISESLDESAMLDGASYWTIYWRIILPLLSPAIVTVIIVKGVNIYNDFYTPFLYMPKSSLQVVSTALFKFKGPYGSQWEVICAAIMIAIIPTLIAFVALQKYIYNGFAQGSVK, encoded by the coding sequence ATGCATACCTTGAAATACAATCTGGCCGCGTTCTTCAAATATCTCTCCCTGGTGCTGGGTGCGCTGATGGCGCTAATTCCGATTGTCGTCGTCTTTTTCGCCTCCTTGAAGACCAATGCCGAATACGCCTCAACTGGTCCGCTGACCCTGCCGGAGAACTGGATGAATTTTGCCAACTATTCTAAGGCCTTCGTGGACGGAAACATGCTGCTGGGCTTCATGAACACGATCATTATCGTCCTTATTTCCATCGCGGGCGCTACGTTTACCGGTTCGATGATGGCTTATATTCTGGCCCGGTTCAAATTCAGAGGCAGTAAGCTGCTTATGGGCGCTTTTCTGCTGGCAACACTGATTCCCGGAGTCACAACGCAAGTTGCAACCTTTCAGATCATCAACGCCCTGGATTTGTTCAACACCCGCTGGGCGCCGATCCTGATGTATCTGGGGACCGATATTATCGCTGTCTATATCTTCATGCAGTTCCTGGACTCGATCTCTGAATCGCTGGACGAATCGGCCATGCTGGACGGGGCCTCCTACTGGACGATCTACTGGAGAATTATTCTTCCGTTGCTGAGTCCGGCCATTGTGACGGTGATTATTGTGAAGGGCGTTAATATCTACAACGATTTCTACACCCCTTTTCTGTATATGCCCAAAAGCAGCCTGCAGGTCGTGTCCACCGCACTCTTCAAATTCAAAGGACCCTACGGCTCCCAGTGGGAGGTCATCTGCGCCGCGATTATGATCGCCATCATTCCGACGCTGATCGCGTTTGTGGCGCTGCAGAAATACATTTATAACGGCTTTGCCCAAGGGTCGGTCAAATAA
- a CDS encoding methyl-accepting chemotaxis protein, whose amino-acid sequence MSKSTVGSKRFLSRLRPSKSLGMRLFLVFFVATMGIVLSLGYTSYSVAKQTIENNALSANQQTVEQTAEKLDVVLQRFEDNLSQLIYNKDIQQALAAGGPAAEGSKERLELSSVITAELSHWLSAVPSVQAVYLIPLNEALPVAAAGASDQEFLTGVRKAEWYKQLEKEPQRLWITEALGQGEASGVVRFAKSAVAEAGGSGYLAVCDIKTTELDSHLGMVDLGQNSYVQLLTAADELIASSRHDEADTYLRLGGTLFKGLSKQSGSLPTKDEKGNSILAVYGTLQSSGWRLLGVVPSANLIKDAGRILNTTYIAVAAAAAVAVLIGFWMVRMVSRPLSCLRDLMVKGAAGDLRVRTQAVSRDEIGQLSGSFNTMMEQITELVVHTNETAREVLETADALSHASHETAVAAKDIAAATEEIAGGAGSLSLEADRGNEMTSLITERMDAVTAAAHEIGGTAHHVEQASSEGVVKLQELLGRTQETGERTSNLVIKVNELKESAASVVQVLEVMQGIAQQTNILALNASIEAARAGEAGKGFTVVADEIRGLAEQSKRSIAVVAGITDSIRKDIHETVDALSEVAPLFGEQIAYVQNASDIFTNVQEQMHHLITRLDSVSVSIDGLDHSQKVLSETIGNVSSFAEESSAASEEVASLTGEQENVSEYLVNLSAKLASASAKLGERLSKFSV is encoded by the coding sequence TTGAGCAAGTCAACAGTTGGAAGTAAACGTTTTCTTTCTCGGCTGCGTCCCTCCAAGTCGCTGGGGATGCGGCTCTTTCTTGTGTTTTTCGTTGCGACTATGGGCATTGTGCTGTCTCTGGGCTACACCTCATACTCCGTTGCTAAACAAACCATTGAGAATAATGCCTTGTCTGCCAATCAGCAGACGGTTGAACAGACCGCCGAGAAGCTGGATGTAGTTCTGCAGCGCTTCGAAGATAATCTCAGCCAGCTGATCTATAACAAGGACATTCAGCAGGCCCTCGCTGCGGGAGGTCCCGCCGCTGAAGGCTCCAAGGAGCGCCTGGAGCTGTCTAGTGTGATTACTGCTGAGCTGAGCCATTGGCTCTCGGCTGTGCCCAGTGTGCAGGCGGTCTATCTGATTCCGCTGAATGAAGCCTTGCCTGTTGCCGCTGCCGGCGCATCCGACCAGGAATTTCTGACGGGGGTGCGCAAGGCTGAATGGTACAAGCAGCTGGAGAAGGAACCGCAGAGGCTGTGGATCACCGAGGCGCTGGGGCAGGGCGAAGCATCCGGGGTGGTCCGTTTTGCGAAATCGGCCGTTGCTGAAGCCGGAGGTTCAGGTTATCTGGCCGTCTGCGATATCAAGACGACAGAGCTTGACAGCCATCTTGGCATGGTTGATCTGGGCCAGAATTCTTATGTCCAGCTGCTGACTGCTGCGGATGAGCTGATCGCCTCCTCCCGGCATGATGAGGCCGATACTTATCTGCGGCTTGGCGGAACCTTATTCAAGGGGCTCAGCAAGCAGTCCGGCTCGCTGCCGACCAAGGACGAGAAGGGCAACTCGATTCTGGCTGTATACGGCACGCTGCAGAGCTCAGGCTGGAGGCTGCTCGGCGTAGTTCCTTCCGCCAATCTGATCAAGGATGCGGGCCGGATTCTGAATACTACATACATTGCGGTGGCTGCCGCTGCTGCCGTGGCTGTGCTGATCGGCTTCTGGATGGTCCGGATGGTCTCGCGTCCGCTGTCCTGCCTGCGGGATCTGATGGTCAAGGGTGCGGCGGGGGATTTGCGTGTACGCACACAGGCCGTCTCACGGGATGAGATCGGCCAGCTGTCCGGCTCCTTCAATACGATGATGGAGCAGATTACAGAGCTGGTCGTACACACCAACGAGACGGCACGCGAGGTGCTGGAGACGGCGGATGCGCTGAGTCACGCCTCACATGAGACGGCGGTGGCTGCGAAGGATATCGCTGCTGCGACCGAAGAGATTGCCGGAGGCGCAGGCAGCCTGTCGCTGGAGGCAGACCGCGGCAATGAGATGACCTCGCTCATCACGGAGCGGATGGATGCCGTTACGGCTGCGGCCCATGAGATCGGCGGAACCGCCCATCATGTCGAGCAGGCAAGCAGTGAAGGGGTAGTCAAGCTGCAGGAGCTGCTGGGCCGGACACAGGAGACGGGCGAGCGGACCAGCAATCTGGTGATTAAGGTGAATGAACTGAAGGAATCGGCCGCGTCTGTCGTCCAAGTGCTGGAGGTCATGCAGGGCATTGCGCAGCAGACCAACATTCTGGCCTTGAACGCTTCTATTGAAGCGGCCCGGGCAGGTGAGGCCGGCAAAGGCTTCACTGTTGTGGCCGATGAGATCCGCGGGCTGGCAGAGCAGTCCAAGCGTTCAATTGCTGTCGTGGCCGGGATTACGGACAGTATCCGCAAGGACATTCATGAGACCGTAGACGCATTGTCCGAGGTGGCTCCGCTGTTTGGAGAACAGATCGCGTACGTTCAGAACGCCAGCGACATTTTCACGAATGTCCAGGAGCAGATGCATCATCTGATTACCCGGCTGGATTCGGTGTCTGTCTCGATTGACGGACTGGACCATTCGCAGAAGGTGCTGTCGGAGACGATCGGCAATGTCAGCTCCTTCGCCGAAGAATCCTCTGCCGCCTCCGAAGAGGTAGCCTCCCTTACGGGCGAACAGGAGAATGTCAGCGAATATCTGGTCAATCTCTCCGCCAAGCTGGCAAGCGCATCGGCAAAGCTCGGGGAGCGTTTATCCAAATTCAGCGTGTGA
- a CDS encoding penicillin-binding transpeptidase domain-containing protein, with product MHKLIHKRIFWGWLILCILLAGLIIRLAWVQLLLKDQRVGGTRYTMTQMAEIQSERETVLDSGRGRLYDKHGKALAGETVWTAALFPQEEQPAQHHGASEPNDDRQLHRLAEILGVSFSELKARRTGLKEPLLWPSSQGPGPLALTLPQAREVEGLKLDGVRALPFARRYDGLTTGRQWLGYLSEASGEALRQSPTGLRVPRVGTGGLEKTLEPLLQGVGHTEAVAQVDARGKRVPGSPITIKAPGNPYYPLSLYTTIDLKLQEGIEQLARDAGVKEGAIVVLDSETGDIAAMVSLPFYNPQQISPQGGEWNNRALQAAAPGSIFKIVTAAAALEAGLTEPAEPFFCSGDYGKYGLTCLHGKGHGALTMAQGFAVSCNTVFATLAERLSGMQLQSAALALGLGRDIGWQAENTLGLPLLRPLSGEQAGTIFTTLLPDDGGARVQTAIGQRDVRITPLQAANLVVTLLHGGEVRAPRILQRVAFANGQTLKELPAHLAPMPGGRISKATAHVLLDMMRSVVTEGTGRSLKHSPWPLAGKSGTAQTLVRGAARNNQWFIGYGPVDHPRYAVSVAVENVAPGSSHLATRLFGQVFGLLSEPEPGSTGV from the coding sequence TTGCACAAGCTGATTCATAAACGTATCTTTTGGGGATGGCTGATTCTGTGTATCCTGCTGGCCGGTCTGATTATCAGGCTGGCCTGGGTTCAACTGCTGCTGAAGGATCAGCGGGTTGGCGGAACCCGGTATACAATGACCCAGATGGCGGAAATCCAGAGTGAACGGGAAACGGTGCTGGACAGCGGAAGAGGACGGCTCTACGATAAGCACGGAAAAGCGCTGGCCGGCGAGACGGTCTGGACGGCTGCCCTGTTCCCGCAGGAGGAGCAGCCTGCCCAACATCATGGTGCCAGTGAGCCTAACGACGACCGGCAGCTCCACCGGCTGGCAGAGATTCTCGGCGTCAGCTTCAGCGAGCTGAAGGCCAGACGCACCGGTCTGAAGGAGCCGCTGCTCTGGCCCTCCAGCCAGGGGCCGGGACCATTAGCCCTGACATTGCCGCAGGCCAGGGAGGTGGAAGGGCTGAAGCTTGACGGCGTGCGGGCGCTGCCGTTCGCGCGCCGGTATGACGGCCTCACCACAGGCCGGCAATGGCTCGGGTATCTCTCCGAGGCGTCAGGCGAAGCGCTCCGGCAATCGCCTACTGGCCTGAGAGTTCCGAGAGTAGGCACCGGCGGGCTGGAGAAGACGCTGGAGCCGCTGCTCCAGGGCGTAGGGCACACCGAGGCGGTGGCGCAGGTCGATGCGCGCGGGAAACGGGTTCCGGGCAGCCCGATTACCATCAAGGCGCCGGGTAATCCGTATTATCCGTTGTCTTTATATACCACCATTGATCTTAAGCTTCAGGAGGGCATTGAACAGCTGGCGAGAGATGCGGGGGTGAAGGAAGGGGCGATTGTCGTCCTGGACAGCGAGACCGGAGATATCGCGGCGATGGTCTCCCTGCCCTTCTATAATCCGCAGCAGATCTCTCCGCAGGGCGGGGAATGGAACAACCGTGCACTGCAGGCGGCGGCCCCCGGCTCCATCTTCAAGATCGTGACGGCTGCTGCGGCGCTCGAAGCGGGCCTGACGGAACCGGCGGAGCCATTCTTCTGCAGCGGGGACTACGGCAAATACGGGCTGACCTGCCTGCACGGCAAAGGACACGGCGCCCTTACGATGGCGCAAGGGTTCGCCGTGTCCTGTAATACCGTATTCGCCACCCTGGCCGAGCGGCTGAGCGGGATGCAGCTTCAATCGGCTGCGCTGGCCCTGGGCCTGGGCCGGGATATCGGCTGGCAGGCCGAGAACACATTGGGCCTGCCGCTGCTCCGCCCGCTCTCCGGTGAGCAGGCGGGCACGATCTTCACCACCCTGCTGCCCGATGACGGCGGGGCCAGGGTCCAGACTGCCATCGGGCAGCGCGATGTGCGGATCACCCCGCTGCAGGCGGCGAATCTGGTCGTTACGCTGCTGCACGGCGGTGAGGTTCGGGCGCCGCGAATCCTCCAGCGGGTTGCTTTTGCCAACGGGCAGACGCTGAAGGAGCTTCCGGCACATCTGGCGCCGATGCCGGGAGGCAGAATCTCCAAGGCCACCGCGCATGTGCTGCTGGATATGATGCGCAGCGTGGTGACAGAGGGAACCGGCCGAAGCCTGAAGCATTCCCCCTGGCCGCTTGCGGGCAAATCAGGTACAGCCCAGACGCTGGTCCGGGGCGCGGCCCGCAACAACCAATGGTTCATCGGCTACGGTCCGGTAGACCATCCGCGCTATGCGGTATCCGTTGCCGTTGAGAATGTCGCTCCGGGCAGTTCGCATCTGGCCACCCGGCTGTTCGGTCAGGTATTTGGATTATTGTCAGAGCCCGAGCCCGGTTCCACCGGAGTCTGA